Proteins from one Chitinophaga oryzae genomic window:
- a CDS encoding zinc-dependent metalloprotease, with protein MKKVLLLATALLCSTLSYAQDYWRPHTDVARIATDKAVARLAFPAQYKLFDLNLTPLKRDVFRTVGNAASQAVIISLPNADGEIEQYTVVEASNFEPALQAQFPEIRAFSGKGITDKNATLKLSISPQGIQAMVFRTEKQNEFIEPYSADHTVYAVFKKQPKTLPWKCSTPEQKLAASIGNQVGTVARSTGDAKTLRLAQSVTAEYSNYFGATSASQVSLVLAAINATLTRCNGVYEKDLALHLNLIAASTNVIYYDPNTDPYSAASSGAGGAWNSELQNTLNTKIGAANYDIGHLFGASGGGGNAGCIGCICVDNSKGSGFTSPADNIPQGDNFDIDYVVHEVGHQLGANHTFSMSNEGTGVNVEPGSGITIMGYAGITSQDLAPHSIAYYHAASIAQIQSNLSGKTCPVTTSISANNATPVVNAGGNFTIPISTPFALTGSATDANAGDVLTYSWEQNDNATSSQTGSSSVASATKASGPNWISYAPVTTPVRYFPKLATILAGGSVSGPLAGGDAGANTEALSSVSRTLKFRLTVRDNAPYSSTAPVTIGQTNFADATITVTNTSGPFTVTSPNTNVSWAGNSSQSVTWNVANTTAAPVSTANVKISISTDGGNTFSTLVASTPNDGSETVTIPNTPTTTARIKVEAVGNIFFDISNTNFTITSGSGCAAPAGLTASAVTTTSATVGWTAASGAVSYDVDYKPASSGTWTNAATGTTAVSVGLTGLTTGTTYDYRVRTNCSSGSSTYSTAQFTTTSTGTCNAPAGLTSSGVTAAGATVGWAAVSGAVSYDVDYKPNTSSTWTNAATATTSLSVNLSGLTSNTLYDWRVRTNCASGNSSYAAAQFTTLTSSGCANPLDNSTNDTRSGAATIPFNTDVTGLISPSGDIDHYKFVITTGGTITITLGTLPGDYDLKLLNSAGTQVAISQAAGTSNETISRTVAAGTYYAQVYGYSGANSATTCYTLRVQTGTASRGEEAVIGKDVISKEQKVDVFPNPVNNIMNINLTGFTGKSEVSLLDVNGREVLRREIGIVNAQLDISSLPPGVYLVRVKNGVKQVYLKKIVKQ; from the coding sequence ATGAAAAAAGTTTTACTTCTCGCAACAGCATTGTTGTGTAGTACCCTATCGTATGCGCAGGACTACTGGCGGCCGCATACCGATGTCGCCAGGATTGCCACCGACAAAGCCGTGGCGCGCCTTGCTTTTCCCGCCCAATACAAATTATTTGACCTGAACCTGACGCCTTTGAAAAGAGACGTATTCAGGACCGTAGGCAACGCCGCCTCGCAGGCGGTCATCATTTCGCTGCCGAACGCCGACGGAGAAATTGAGCAGTACACCGTTGTGGAAGCTTCTAATTTCGAACCTGCCTTACAAGCCCAATTCCCGGAGATAAGAGCGTTTTCCGGGAAAGGCATAACCGACAAAAACGCTACCTTAAAACTGAGCATTTCTCCGCAGGGGATACAGGCTATGGTCTTCCGCACGGAAAAACAAAATGAGTTCATCGAACCTTATTCTGCTGACCACACGGTGTACGCAGTGTTCAAAAAACAACCAAAGACATTGCCCTGGAAATGTTCTACGCCCGAGCAGAAGCTGGCTGCCAGCATCGGCAACCAGGTAGGTACCGTGGCACGGTCTACCGGCGACGCCAAAACGCTGCGGCTGGCACAATCCGTTACGGCGGAATATTCCAACTATTTCGGGGCTACCAGCGCCTCACAGGTATCGCTGGTACTGGCGGCTATCAACGCTACGCTGACCCGTTGTAACGGCGTTTATGAAAAAGACCTGGCCCTGCACCTTAACCTGATCGCAGCCAGCACCAATGTGATCTATTATGATCCGAACACCGATCCCTATTCCGCCGCCAGCTCAGGCGCGGGAGGAGCATGGAACAGTGAATTGCAAAATACCCTGAACACAAAAATCGGAGCAGCGAACTATGATATCGGCCACCTGTTCGGTGCATCCGGCGGTGGCGGCAACGCCGGTTGCATCGGCTGTATTTGCGTCGACAACTCCAAAGGCAGCGGTTTTACTTCTCCTGCCGACAACATTCCACAGGGCGATAATTTCGATATCGACTATGTGGTGCATGAAGTAGGCCACCAGCTGGGCGCCAACCACACTTTTTCCATGAGCAACGAAGGCACCGGTGTGAACGTGGAACCTGGTTCCGGTATCACCATTATGGGGTATGCCGGCATTACCAGCCAGGACCTCGCCCCACACTCCATTGCGTATTATCACGCTGCTTCCATTGCACAGATCCAGTCCAACCTTTCAGGGAAAACATGCCCGGTAACGACCAGTATCTCCGCCAACAACGCCACCCCGGTGGTGAATGCCGGCGGTAACTTTACCATTCCCATCAGCACCCCCTTTGCGCTGACCGGCTCCGCAACAGACGCTAATGCCGGCGACGTGCTGACGTATTCCTGGGAGCAGAATGATAACGCCACCTCCTCACAGACAGGCAGCTCCAGCGTGGCCAGCGCCACCAAAGCGTCCGGGCCCAACTGGATATCCTATGCGCCTGTCACCACCCCGGTAAGATACTTTCCCAAACTGGCAACGATCCTCGCCGGTGGTTCGGTATCAGGTCCGCTGGCAGGTGGCGATGCCGGCGCTAATACAGAAGCGCTGAGCTCCGTTTCCAGGACGTTGAAATTCCGCTTAACGGTAAGAGACAATGCGCCGTACAGTTCCACCGCTCCGGTGACCATCGGGCAGACCAACTTCGCAGATGCCACCATTACCGTGACCAACACCTCCGGGCCGTTTACCGTAACGTCTCCCAACACCAACGTATCATGGGCCGGCAACTCATCGCAATCTGTTACCTGGAACGTGGCTAATACCACAGCGGCGCCTGTGAGCACCGCCAACGTGAAAATATCGATCTCCACAGACGGCGGTAACACCTTCAGCACCCTGGTGGCCAGTACCCCCAACGATGGCAGCGAAACGGTAACGATTCCCAATACACCCACTACCACCGCCAGAATAAAGGTGGAAGCAGTAGGGAATATCTTCTTTGATATCTCCAACACCAACTTCACCATCACCTCCGGCTCCGGTTGCGCTGCTCCGGCAGGCCTTACCGCTTCCGCTGTTACCACCACATCGGCGACCGTAGGATGGACCGCTGCCAGTGGCGCGGTATCGTATGATGTGGATTACAAACCTGCCAGCTCCGGCACATGGACCAATGCGGCCACCGGAACGACCGCCGTTTCTGTAGGACTGACCGGCCTCACCACCGGAACGACCTATGATTACAGGGTAAGGACCAATTGCAGCAGCGGCAGCAGCACTTATTCAACAGCGCAGTTCACCACTACGTCAACAGGTACCTGTAACGCGCCGGCTGGTTTAACCAGCTCCGGTGTGACTGCCGCAGGGGCCACCGTCGGCTGGGCAGCAGTGAGCGGTGCTGTGAGCTATGATGTGGACTATAAGCCCAATACTTCATCCACATGGACCAATGCGGCTACCGCAACCACTTCCTTGTCGGTTAACCTGAGCGGTTTAACGTCCAACACCTTGTATGACTGGAGGGTGCGGACCAACTGCGCAAGCGGCAACAGTAGCTACGCAGCGGCGCAGTTCACTACTTTAACCTCCTCCGGCTGCGCCAATCCGCTGGATAATTCCACCAACGATACCCGCTCCGGCGCCGCCACCATTCCGTTTAACACCGATGTTACAGGTTTGATCAGCCCGAGCGGTGATATTGATCACTATAAATTTGTGATCACTACCGGTGGTACTATCACCATCACCTTGGGGACACTGCCCGGCGATTACGACCTGAAGCTGCTGAACAGCGCGGGTACGCAAGTGGCCATTTCACAGGCCGCCGGCACCAGCAATGAAACCATCAGCAGAACAGTGGCCGCAGGTACTTATTATGCACAGGTGTATGGCTACAGTGGCGCCAACAGCGCTACTACCTGCTACACGCTGCGTGTACAGACAGGTACTGCGAGCCGCGGCGAAGAGGCGGTGATCGGTAAGGACGTGATCAGCAAAGAGCAGAAAGTGGATGTGTTCCCGAACCCTGTCAACAATATCATGAACATCAACCTTACAGGATTCACCGGAAAATCAGAAGTGAGCCTGCTGGATGTAAACGGCCGTGAAGTGCTGCGTCGTGAAATAGGCATCGTTAACGCCCAGCTGGATATTTCCTCGCTGCCTCCGGGCGTTTACCTCGTAAGAGTGAAGAACGGTGTAAAACAGGTGTACCTGAAAAAGATTGTTAAACAATAA
- a CDS encoding barstar family protein — protein sequence MQQKTFVIEGSRINAIPDFYAEINRLFMAGEDWKLGNSLDGFNDLLHGGFGAITGDERVVLVWKDIAHSKAALGVEATRKYYEEKLSPGAPFNRRYFEEKLKELEEGRGQTYFDIVMEIIADHPDITVVSA from the coding sequence ATGCAGCAAAAAACGTTCGTCATTGAAGGGAGCCGGATCAATGCCATTCCTGACTTCTACGCGGAAATAAACCGTTTATTCATGGCCGGGGAAGACTGGAAGCTGGGCAACAGCCTCGATGGCTTCAACGATCTGCTGCATGGCGGTTTTGGCGCTATCACGGGAGACGAACGGGTGGTGCTGGTCTGGAAAGACATCGCGCATAGTAAAGCAGCATTGGGGGTGGAAGCCACCCGGAAGTACTACGAGGAAAAGTTGTCGCCCGGCGCACCGTTTAACCGCAGGTATTTTGAAGAGAAACTGAAGGAATTGGAGGAGGGCCGTGGCCAGACTTATTTTGATATAGTAATGGAGATTATTGCAGACCATCCTGATATCACGGTCGTTTCAGCATAA
- a CDS encoding peroxiredoxin family protein, which yields MKRIVLWGMLLFPLAGICRQQDGKDSTAGMFDLEPELVMTFLSKDSVDKKEVLRDVGLLNTLLRKDIGEAEMIKQLQAIDREKDSIAFYNFVTTKPAALYREKRIIMQQFVEAHPDSYVSLYELDYNHGMYSADSYAIAYEKLSNRLKNTQAAKKIRDRIVHLKQIALTGMQAPDFIRKNQYGKTVRLSDYRGKLIILDFWGSWCGACRQSHPHLKELYAAYKDRGLEIVAVANENVHGDKTPLDKATANWLAAIKKDGVDWVHVLNDEGSGGLDIVKAFRVTSYPTKFLLDKDGKVLLRIEDGLNVEIDQLIKSRLEK from the coding sequence ATGAAAAGAATAGTTCTGTGGGGAATGCTGCTGTTCCCTTTGGCAGGAATTTGCCGGCAACAGGACGGGAAAGACAGTACAGCAGGCATGTTTGACCTGGAGCCGGAGCTGGTGATGACCTTTTTGTCGAAGGACAGTGTCGATAAAAAAGAAGTGTTGCGGGATGTAGGGTTATTAAACACCCTGTTAAGGAAAGACATCGGGGAGGCGGAAATGATAAAACAACTGCAGGCGATAGACCGCGAAAAAGACAGCATAGCCTTCTATAATTTTGTGACAACGAAACCTGCGGCCCTCTACCGCGAGAAACGCATTATCATGCAGCAATTTGTTGAGGCACATCCTGATTCTTATGTCAGCCTGTATGAACTGGACTATAACCACGGGATGTATAGCGCAGACAGCTATGCCATCGCCTATGAAAAACTGAGCAACAGGCTGAAGAACACACAGGCAGCGAAAAAAATCCGGGACAGGATCGTGCATTTAAAGCAGATAGCCCTTACCGGTATGCAGGCGCCGGATTTCATCCGGAAAAACCAATACGGCAAAACCGTCCGCCTGAGCGATTACAGGGGGAAACTGATCATCCTTGACTTCTGGGGCAGCTGGTGCGGGGCCTGCCGCCAGAGCCATCCTCATTTAAAAGAGCTGTACGCCGCGTATAAAGACAGGGGGCTGGAGATTGTTGCCGTAGCCAATGAAAACGTACATGGAGATAAAACGCCGCTGGACAAAGCCACCGCCAACTGGCTGGCGGCCATCAAAAAAGACGGGGTGGACTGGGTACATGTACTGAACGACGAAGGATCGGGCGGATTAGACATCGTAAAAGCCTTCCGGGTAACTTCCTATCCCACCAAGTTCCTGCTGGACAAGGACGGTAAAGTGTTGTTACGCATCGAAGACGGCCTGAATGTGGAAATAGATCAGCTGATCAAATCCAGGCTGGAGAAGTAA